Proteins encoded by one window of Vespula pensylvanica isolate Volc-1 chromosome 6, ASM1446617v1, whole genome shotgun sequence:
- the LOC122629892 gene encoding histone H2A, which yields MSGRGKGGKVKGKAKSRSNRAGLQFPVGRIHRLLRKGNYAERVGAGAPVYLAAVMEYLAAEVLELAGNAARDNKKTRIIPRHLQLAIRNDEELNKLLSGVTIAQGGVLPNIQAVLLPKKTEKKA from the coding sequence ATGTCTGGACGTGGGAAAGGCGGTAAGGTGAAAGGGAAGGCAAAGTCACGGTCAAACAGAGCAGGATTACAATTTCCAGTTGGTCGTATCCATCGGCTTTTGAGGAAAGGTAATTATGCCGAACGTGTTGGAGCCGGAGCGCCAGTTTATCTGGCAGCAGTGATGGAATATTTAGCTGCTGAAGTTCTCGAGTTGGCCGGAAATGCTGCTCGTGATAACAAAAAGACAAGAATTATTCCGAGACATTTACAATTGGCGATTCGAAATGacgaagaattaaataaattgttgtCTGGAGTGACTATTGCTCAGGGTGGTGTCCTACCCAACATACAGGCAGTTTTGCTTCCAAAGAAAACTGAAAAGAAAGCGTAA
- the LOC122629891 gene encoding histone H3 — protein MARTKQTARKSTGGKAPRKQLATKAARKSAPATGGVKKPHRYRPGTVALREIRRYQKSTELLIRKLPFQRLVREIAQDFKTDLRFQSSAVMALQEASEAYLVGLFEDTNLCAIHAKRVTIMPKDIQLARRIRGERA, from the coding sequence ATGGCGCGTACTAAACAAACTGCGCGAAAATCGACTGGTGGAAAGGCTCCTCGGAAGCAATTGGCTACCAAGGCAGCTCGAAAAAGTGCGCCTGCAACTGGCGGAGTAAAGAAACCTCATCGTTATAGGCCTGGCACTGTTGCTCTTCGTGAAATTCGTCGTTATCAGAAAAGTACTGAATTACTTATCCGAAAATTACCGTTCCAACGTCTCGTACGTGAAATTGCTCAAGATTTCAAAACCGATTTACGTTTCCAAAGTTCAGCTGTGATGGCTCTTCAAGAAGCTAGTGAAGCATACTTGGTTGGATTATTCGAAGATACTAATCTCTGTGCCATTCACGCAAAACGTGTTACTATCATGCCCAAAGATATTCAATTAGCTCGACGAATTAGAGGAGAAAGAGCTTAA
- the LOC122629961 gene encoding histone H2A-like: protein MSGRGKGGKVKVKAKSRSNRAGLQFPVGRIHRLLRKGNYAERIGAGAPVYLAAVMEYLAAEVLELAGNAARDNKKTRIIPRHLQLAIRNDEELNKLLSGVTIAQGGVLPNIQAVLLPKKTERKI, encoded by the coding sequence ATGTCTGGACGTGGAAAAGGCGGTAAAGTGAAGGTAAAAGCAAAGTCACGGTCAAATAGAGCAGGATTACAATTTCCAGTTGGCCGTATTCATCGGCTTTTAAGAAAGGGTAATTATGCCGAACGCATTGGAGCCGGAGCACCAGTTTATCTGGCAGCAGTAATGGAATATCTGGCTGCTGAAGTACTCGAGTTAGCCGGAAATGCTGCtcgtgataataaaaaaactagAATTATTCCGAGACATTTGCAACTTGCGATCCGAAATGacgaagaattaaataaactaTTGTCTGGCGTAACTATTGCTCAGGGCGGTGTCCTACCGAATATACAAGCTGTTTTGCTTccaaaaaaaacagagaggaaaatataa
- the LOC122629962 gene encoding histone H2B-like, producing MPPKASGKAVKKAGKAQKNINKADKKKKRKRKESYAIYIYKVLKQVHPDTGISSKAMSIMNSFVNDVFERIAAEASRLAHYNKRSTITSREIQTAVRLLLPGELAKHAVSEGTKAVTKYTSSK from the coding sequence ATGCCTCCGAAAGCGAGTGGAAAAGCCGTGAAGAAAGCTGGCAAGGctcaaaagaatattaataaagctgataagaaaaagaagcgcaagaggaaggaaagttacgccatttacatttataaagtACTCAAGCAAGTACATCCGGATACTGGAATCTCCAGTAAAGCTATGAGCATCATGAACAGCTTTGTCAATGATGTTTTTGAACGAATTGCAGCAGAAGCGTCAAGATTAGCTCATTACAACAAACGTTCGACAATTACTTCTCGAGAGATTCAAACTGCAGTACGTTTGTTGCTACCTGGTGAGCTAGCAAAACACGCTGTTAGTGAAGGTACTAAAGCTGTAACCAAGTATACGAGCtctaaataa
- the LOC122629851 gene encoding 5-aminolevulinate synthase, erythroid-specific, mitochondrial isoform X1: MTNNGNFFLLYSVLTRKCVRYRSSIHIVNTAKAQTRNMPCPFLTRLSANYVRNYGTSVLMNYRQHCPVMSRLSSTLVEDTTEAQIPPEPIENHCPFLSKEPDAIKEASLTMEEDVIDFIAKEKTKEEIHFPYQQFFHEQIIKKKKDHSYRVFKKVNRLAEQFPAAVEYSWGEKPITVWCSNDYLGMSRHPNVINSVREALDKFGAGAGGTRNISGNSMGHEMLEKRLAALHRKQAGLLFTSCFVANDSTLYTLAKLLPNCHIFSDAGNHASMIHGIRNSGVPKHIFRHNDVKHLEELLSKVDRSIPKIVAFETVHSMTGDICPLEQLCNVAHKYGALTFVDEVHAVGLYGYSGAGIGERDWVLDKMDIISGTLGKAFGNVGGYIVGSSKLIDMIRSYAAGFIFTTSLPPTVLYGALTSVEILASDEGRSLRASHQRNVAYMKSILTAAGLPLEPSPSHIIPLKIGDPLLCTQIADMLIREKGHYVQAINYPTVPKGEEKLRLAPTPKHKKAMMDQFVRDTLDVFHNLNIPKIESKSNEMARAISVH, from the exons aTGACAAATAACGGCaacttctttctcctttattctGTG TTGACACGAAAGTGCGTTCGATACAGAAGTTCTATTCACATCGTAAATACCGCAAAAG CACAAACAAGAAATATGCCCTGCCCATTTTTAACTCGTTTATCTGCCAATTATGTACGTAACTATGGGACATCtgtattaatgaattatcgtCAACATTGCCCAGTAATGTCTCGCTTGTCTAGTACATTGGTAGAAGATACGACTGAAGCACAAATTCCACCTGAACCTATAGAAAATCATTGTCCGTTTCTTTCTAAAGAACCAGATGCAATAAAAGAAGCTAGCCTGACAATGGAGGAGGatgttattgattttattgcTAAAGAGAAAACTAAAGAGGAAATTCACTTTCCCTATCAACAGTTTTTCCatgaacaaattataaaaaaaaaaaaggatcattCGTACAGAGTCTTTAAAAAAGTCAATCGTTTAGCTGAGCAATTCCCAGCTGCAGTAGAGTATTCCTGGGGAGAGAAACCTATCACTGTGTGGTGTTCTAATGATTATTTGGGCATGTCTCGTCATCCTAATGTTATTAATTCTGTTCGAGAGGCCTTGGATAAATTTGGTGCAGGTGCAGGTGGTACTCGCAATATATCTGGAAATTCTATGGGTCATGAAATGCTGGAGAAAAGACTCGCTGCTCTGCATCGAAAACAAGCTGGATTATTGTTTACTTCATGTTTTGTAGCTAATGATTCAACATTATACACATTGGCTAAGCTTTTACCAAATTGTCATATATTTTCTGATGCTGGTAATCATGCTTCTATGATACATGGTATACGTAATAGTGGTGTGCCTAAACACATTTTTAGACACAATGATGTTAAGCATCTGGAAGAGCTTCTATCCAAAGTAGATAGAAGTATACCAAAAATTGTAGCATTTGAAACAGTACATTCAATGACAGGTGACATTTGTCCTTTGGAACAATTATGTAACGTTGCACATAAATATGGTGCTTTAACATTCGTGGACGAAGTTCATGCAGTGGGCTTATATGGATATTCTGGTGCTGGCATTGGAGAAAGAGATTGGGTTCTTGATAAAATGGATATTATATCTGGTACTCTCGGAAAGGCTTTTGGTAATGTAGGTGGCTATATTGTTGGTTCTTCCAAACTTATCGATATGATTAGAAGCTATGCAGCAGGATTTATTTTCACAACTTCTTTGCCACCAACTGTTCTATATGGAGCTTTAACATCTGTTGAAATTTTGGCATCGGATGAAGGAAGATCTTTAAGAGCTAGTCATCAAAGAAATGTGGCTTATATGAAATCTATTCTTACTGCTGCTGGACTTCCATTAGaaccttctccttctcatattattccattaaaa ataGGTGACCCGTTATTATGTACTCAAATAGCTGATATGCTAATACGAGAGAAAGGACATTATGTTCAAGCTATAAATTATCCTACAGTTCCAAAAGGTGAAGAGAAGTTAAGATTAGCACCAACACCAAAGCATAAAAAAGCAATGATGGACCAGTTCGTGCGAGATACGCTGGACgtatttcataatttaaatattcctaAAATTGAATctaaatcaaatgaaatggCACGTGCAATATCAGTTCATTga
- the LOC122629851 gene encoding 5-aminolevulinate synthase, erythroid-specific, mitochondrial isoform X2: MTNNGNFFLLYSVLTRKCVRYRSSIHIVNTAKAQTRNMPCPFLTRLSANYVRNYGTSVLMNYRQHCPVMSRLSSTLVEDTTEAQIPPEPIENHCPFLSKEPDAIKEASLTMEEDVIDFIAKEKTKEEIHFPYQQFFHEQIIKKKKDHSYRVFKKVNRLAEQFPAAVEYSWGEKPITVWCSNDYLGMSRHPNVINSVREALDKFGAGAGGTRNISGNSMGHEMLEKRLAALHRKQAGLLFTSCFVANDSTLYTLAKLLPNCHIFSDAGDICPLEQLCNVAHKYGALTFVDEVHAVGLYGYSGAGIGERDWVLDKMDIISGTLGKAFGNVGGYIVGSSKLIDMIRSYAAGFIFTTSLPPTVLYGALTSVEILASDEGRSLRASHQRNVAYMKSILTAAGLPLEPSPSHIIPLKIGDPLLCTQIADMLIREKGHYVQAINYPTVPKGEEKLRLAPTPKHKKAMMDQFVRDTLDVFHNLNIPKIESKSNEMARAISVH; this comes from the exons aTGACAAATAACGGCaacttctttctcctttattctGTG TTGACACGAAAGTGCGTTCGATACAGAAGTTCTATTCACATCGTAAATACCGCAAAAG CACAAACAAGAAATATGCCCTGCCCATTTTTAACTCGTTTATCTGCCAATTATGTACGTAACTATGGGACATCtgtattaatgaattatcgtCAACATTGCCCAGTAATGTCTCGCTTGTCTAGTACATTGGTAGAAGATACGACTGAAGCACAAATTCCACCTGAACCTATAGAAAATCATTGTCCGTTTCTTTCTAAAGAACCAGATGCAATAAAAGAAGCTAGCCTGACAATGGAGGAGGatgttattgattttattgcTAAAGAGAAAACTAAAGAGGAAATTCACTTTCCCTATCAACAGTTTTTCCatgaacaaattataaaaaaaaaaaaggatcattCGTACAGAGTCTTTAAAAAAGTCAATCGTTTAGCTGAGCAATTCCCAGCTGCAGTAGAGTATTCCTGGGGAGAGAAACCTATCACTGTGTGGTGTTCTAATGATTATTTGGGCATGTCTCGTCATCCTAATGTTATTAATTCTGTTCGAGAGGCCTTGGATAAATTTGGTGCAGGTGCAGGTGGTACTCGCAATATATCTGGAAATTCTATGGGTCATGAAATGCTGGAGAAAAGACTCGCTGCTCTGCATCGAAAACAAGCTGGATTATTGTTTACTTCATGTTTTGTAGCTAATGATTCAACATTATACACATTGGCTAAGCTTTTACCAAATTGTCATATATTTTCTGATGCTG GTGACATTTGTCCTTTGGAACAATTATGTAACGTTGCACATAAATATGGTGCTTTAACATTCGTGGACGAAGTTCATGCAGTGGGCTTATATGGATATTCTGGTGCTGGCATTGGAGAAAGAGATTGGGTTCTTGATAAAATGGATATTATATCTGGTACTCTCGGAAAGGCTTTTGGTAATGTAGGTGGCTATATTGTTGGTTCTTCCAAACTTATCGATATGATTAGAAGCTATGCAGCAGGATTTATTTTCACAACTTCTTTGCCACCAACTGTTCTATATGGAGCTTTAACATCTGTTGAAATTTTGGCATCGGATGAAGGAAGATCTTTAAGAGCTAGTCATCAAAGAAATGTGGCTTATATGAAATCTATTCTTACTGCTGCTGGACTTCCATTAGaaccttctccttctcatattattccattaaaa ataGGTGACCCGTTATTATGTACTCAAATAGCTGATATGCTAATACGAGAGAAAGGACATTATGTTCAAGCTATAAATTATCCTACAGTTCCAAAAGGTGAAGAGAAGTTAAGATTAGCACCAACACCAAAGCATAAAAAAGCAATGATGGACCAGTTCGTGCGAGATACGCTGGACgtatttcataatttaaatattcctaAAATTGAATctaaatcaaatgaaatggCACGTGCAATATCAGTTCATTga
- the LOC122629852 gene encoding beta-1,4-N-acetylgalactosaminyltransferase bre-4-like: MRIFINIFKLFVAFLSNYARGLFYIVTTILILCYCLHPARFASHYTFIKTEDINHEMERSYPPRDNSCTIPISNERSSQLLYPRYYIQEDPVAIARRLGILPGGQWKPLNCYPLFNVAIILPYRNRQRQLTIFMNYIHPFLQAQNLNYRIFVIEQSPMREFNRAKLFNVGYAEATKINDFHCFIFQDIDLIPQNLNNIYACTKMPRHMSSSVNTFRYNLPYTGLFGGAIALTRKQFERVNGFSNVFYGWGGEDDDFYSRLQSRGLQITRFGPDVAKYYMMIHKKESPSNARFANLENAARRYDTDGISNLEYRVLNHQLRPLYSWILVDV, from the exons atgagaatttttataaacatttttaaattgttcgTTGCGTTTCTCTCCAACTACGCACGTGGcctattttatattgtaactacaattttaattttgtgtTATTGTTTACATCCGGCGAGATTCGCTTCGCATTATACATTCATAAAAACTGAAGATATTAATCATGAAATGGAAAGATCATATCCACCAAGAGATAACTCTTGTACCATTCCAATAAGTAATGAACGATCTTCTCAGTTACTATATCCAAGGTATTATATTCAAGAAGATCCAGTTGCCATAGCTCGTCGTTTGGGAATCCTTCCTGGAGGACAATGGAAACCATTGAATTGTTATCCTCTTTTCAACGTTGCTATTATTTTACCATATCGCAATCGACAAAGGCAGCTTACCATCTTTATGAATTACATACATCCTTTCTTACAGGCACAGAATCttaattatagaatatttgtaATAGAGCAAAGCCCTATGCGAGAATTTAATCGTGCCAAATTGTTTAATGTCGGATATGCGGAGGCAACTAAAATCAATGATTTTCATTGTTTCATATTTCAAGATATAGATTTGATACCACAGAATCTTAACAATATCTATGCTTGCACTAAAATGCCAAGACATATGAGTTCCAGTGTAAATACGTTCCGGTATAATTTACCTTATACTGGTTTATTTGGAGGAGCAATAGCATTGACTCGTAAGCAATTTGAAAGGGTTAATGGCTTTTCTAATGTTTTTTATGGGTGGGGTGGAGAAGATGATGATTTTTATAGCCGTCTACAATCAAGAGGACTTCAA ATTACACGGTTTGGGCCTGATGTAGCAAAGTACTATATGATGATTCATAAGAAAGAATCTCCTAGTAATGCGAGGTTTGCAAATTTAGAAAATGCTGCTAGAAGATATGATACCGATGGTATTAGCAATCTTGAATACAGAGTATTAAATCATCAGCTACGACCATTGTATTCTTGGATATTAGTTGAtgtttaa
- the LOC122629839 gene encoding RNA-binding protein 5-like isoform X2, whose amino-acid sequence MTCGKTSSTVVSCQRTSGLFGKKIQGVLMLQDQYRALMQYSIPKDCHVDKPPAKNTQDWHCVKCGAHNFKRRETCFKCSASRAESEEGGEGSDEISPHPTNTVLLRGLDVLTTEDSVLQAMKNLSSMPIRSIRIGRDSLTNTSRGVCYLEMGNVVDAMYLHTALTKQGLVVDGRKVEIAYCKLHQINNTNAWKSNDNQSQRYTLDDVAQLAEYSANLYAKTPAQKAHYLQYYTQYYQNQIMQGTAITLPSLNQTDRVNAAAAVAQSAIQQLQASRKIGDADEMKGRPTPTAPTSTTLASGRVPAHANDGKVYSVPDVSTYHYDESSGYYYDPSTGLYYDPNSQYYYNSHTQQFLYWDAESFSYQPAKTTASVTPTTGTATTSGTTITATASSTDSATTVMSQATPSSTATTQDVLKEDESKKKDSKQDKVKVAKKIAKDMERWAKTLNQKKENAKSNWNSEFTGADGNQGVGSGAADAGYAILEKKALTNPYHEDEDPSGNNGLVAAYGGGSDTEEEIEDVQQEERQHTDWSKLACLLCKRQFPSKEALLRHQQLSDLHKQNLENWYQVRGLDPNDPQQRNNKYRDRAKERRAKYGEPEPPQPNKLKEKYLKTRVEDISVSYEEPTRTGIGSDNVGNKLLQKMGWSEGMGLGKSNQGRTSIIEAERRVPTAGLGAKSSSYSALPGDTYKDCVKKMMYARYQELSDT is encoded by the exons ATGAC GTGCGGCAAGACATCCTCAACTGTGGTCTCATGCCAAAGGACATCAGGCTTATTCGGAAAAAAGATACAg GGAGTCCTGATGCTACAGGATCAATACCGTGCATTAATGCAGTACAGTATACCGAAGGATTGTCATGTGGATAAACCACCTGCAAAGAATACACAAGATTGGCATTGTGTAAAG TGTGGAGCACATAATTTCAAAAGACGTGAAACATGTTTCAAATGTTCTGCTTCACGAGCAGAAAGCGAAGAAGGTGGAGAAGGTAGCGATGAAATTAGTCCGCATCCTACCAATACCGTTCTCCTTAGAGGACTGGACGTATTAACCACTGAAGATTCGGTTCTCCAAGCGATGAAAAATCTGTCATCGATGCCAATAAGGAGTATACGTATTGGACGAGATTCTCTTACAAACACGTCAAGAGGTGTTTGTTATTTAGAAATGGGTAACGTTGTGGACGcaatgtatttacatacaGCGCTCACGAAACAAGGATTAGTCGTTGACGGTAGGAAAGTAGAAATTGCATATTGCAAGTTACATCAGATTAATAATACGAACGCATGGAAGTCTAATGATAATCAGTCGCAAAGGTACACTTTGGATGATGTAGCTCAATTGGCAGAATATAGTGCTAATTTATATGCCAAAACACCAGCACAAAAAGCTCATTATCTTCAGTATTATACACAGTACTATCAGAATCAGATAATGCAAGGAACAGCTATTACATTACCTTCGTTGAACCAAACGGACCGAGTAAATGCAGCTGCTGCAGTGGCTCAGTCTGCTATACAACAGCTGCAAGCATCCAGAAAGATAGGCGATGCAGATGAAATGAAAGGCAGACCAACTCCTACTGCACCAACTAGCACAACTTTAGCAAGTGGAAGAGTGCCTGCTCATGCAAATGATGGAAAAGTTTATTCAGTGCCTGATGTTAGCACTTATCACTATGACGAATCTTCAGGTTATTATTATGATCCGAGTACAGGATTGTATTATGATCCTAACTCACAATACTATTACAATAGCCACACGCAACAATTTCTTTACTGGGATGCAGAATCATTCTCCTACCAACCAGCGAAG acAACCGCAAGCGTTACCCCAACAACAGGTACTGCTACTACGAGTGGAACTACGATAACAGCAACCGCTAGTAGTACGGATTCGGCTACAACAGTCATGAGTCAAGCTACTCCATCTTCAACAGCCACAACTCAAGATGTGTTGAAGGAGgatgaaagtaagaaaaaagatagtaaaCAAGACAAAGTAAAGGTTGCAAAGAAAATAGCAAAGGATATGGAACGTTGGGCAAAAACtttaaatcaaaagaaagaaaatgccaAAAGTAATTGGAATTCAGAATTTACTGGAGCTGATGGTAATCAAGGTGTAGGAAGTGGTGCAGCCGACGCTGGTTATGCTATATTGGAAAAGAAAGCCCTTACAAATCCATATCACGAAGATGAGGATCCCAGTGGAAATAACGGTTTAGTAGCTGCTTATGGTGGTGGAAGCGACACAGAAGAGGAAATTGAAGATGTCcaacaagaagaaagacaacATACGGATTGGAGCAAACTAGCTTGTTTACTTTGCAAACGACAATTCCCGAGCAAAGAAGCTTTGCTTCGGCATCAACAATTATCAGATCTTCATAAACAAAACTTAGAAAATTGGTATCAGGTGCGTGGTTTAGATCCAAACGATCCtcaacaaagaaataataagtatCGAGATAGGGCTAAAGAAAGGCGAGCCAAGTATGGTGAACCGGAACCACCACAAcctaataaattaaaagaaaaatatttaaaaaccaGAGTGGAAGACATATCTGTTTCTTATGAAGAACCTACAAGGACAGGTATTGGCTCGGATAATGTTGGCAATAAATTATTGCAAAAGATGGGGTGGAGTGAAGGAATGGGTCTTGGTAAATCAAATCAAGGTAGAACGAGTATCATTGAAGCAGAAAGACGAGTTCCTACTGCGGGTTTAGGGGCTAAATCATCATCTTATAGTGCTCTACCCGGGGATACGTATAAGGATTGTgtaaagaaaatgatgtaTGCTCGTTATCAGGAATTATCTGATACGTAA